One stretch of Solenopsis invicta isolate M01_SB chromosome 16, UNIL_Sinv_3.0, whole genome shotgun sequence DNA includes these proteins:
- the LOC105204230 gene encoding probable splicing factor, arginine/serine-rich 7 isoform X2, which produces MAVGSTKVVQVTNIAPQATKDQMQTLFGYLGKIEDIRLYPTIRDVAVPVQSRICYIKFHDQGCVAVAQHMTNTVFIDRALIVIPYQNGDIPDEQRALELTNNGTVVPGLYPSEPKLPPNVVNAIEGIPPNHVITTMDPKLEANGLPSYPHLPGHLDSRRIEEIRRTLVVANLDTSVSPEQLLDFFSNNNVEIKYLRICSRDSDTEHYALVELSEQAAVVAALLLNGKQLADRPMKLYHSTQAIAKPEAKSNEAAQKEIEEAMSRVKEAHNLISAAIDPMIGMLSKDKRSRSGSRSRKSRSRSRGRSRRSRSRKRSRSRHRRSRSRHRRRSRSRSKRSRSKDRRRNSPSRRRSSSRSRHRSRSRSRRSRSKERKKRSPRRRSRSRSRSKGSTSRSRRSRSKSKSRSSKSKYALDKSKDKDRERRSKDKSDNGKRSDSDRERPEKESSRSEKKSSKEKRSSDKSDDKGRSATENNDSKEKTTESES; this is translated from the exons ATGGCGGTTGGCTCGACGAAGGTGGTCCAGGTGACGAACATCGCGCCTCAGGCGACCAAGGACCAGATGCAAACTCTTTTTGGATATCTTGGCAAAATCGAGGATATCAGGTTGTATCCAACGATCAGGGATGTCGCCGTGCCCGTACAATCGCGCATATGCTACATAAAGTTCCACGACCAGGGCTGCGTCGCTGTGGCGCAGCACATGACCAATACCGTCTTCATCGACCGTGCGTTGATAGTCATCCCATACCAGAATGGAGACATTCCGGATGAGCAGCGTGCTTTGGAACTGACCAACAATGGCACAGTTGTACCTG GTCTGTATCCATCAGAACCAAAGCTACCACCAAACGTAGTGAATGCCATTGAGGGTATCCCTCCAAATCATGTCATCACCACGATGGATCCCAAGCTAGAAGCAAATGGCCTGCCATCCTATCCACACCTGCCAGGTCATCTGGACAGCAGGCGCATCGAAGAGATCCGTCGGACGCTCGTAGTGGCAAATTTGGATACATCGGTGAGCCCTGAGCAGCTGCTGGACTTCTTCAGCAACAACAATGTGGAGATCAAGTACCTGCGTATATGCAGTAGGGACTCGGACACCGAGCATTATGCGCTGGTGGAGCTGTCGGAACAGGCTGCTGTGGTTGCTGCATTGCTGTTGAATGGAAAGCAGTTGGCTGATCGACCCATGAAGCTGTACCACTCGACGCAAGCGATCGCTAAACCAGAGGCAAAGAGCAACGAGGCCGCGCAGAAAGAGATCGAAGAGGCAATGTCGCGAGTGAAGGAAGCACACAATCTCATCTCCGCGGCAATCGACCCGATGATCGGCATGCTTTCAAAGGATAAGCGAAGCAGGAGCGGCTCGCGCAGCCGTAAGTCTCGTTCGCGATCCCGCGGACGCAGCCGACGATCGAGATCACGTAAGCGCTCGCGATCGCGCCATCGACGCTCGCGTTCGCGTCACCGGCGCCGATCGCGTTCGCGTTCCAAACGTTCTAGATCCAAGGACCGCAGGCGCAATTCGCCATCGAGACGACGCAGCAGTTCGCGCAGTCGCCATCGCTCGCGCAGCAGATCGAGAAGATCGAG ATCGAAGGAGCGGAAGAAGAGGTCACCGCGTCGTCGCAGTCGTTCACGTTCACGAAGCAAGGGTTCTACGTCCAGATCTAGGCGTTCACGTTCCAAGTCGAAGTCTAGATCGTCCAAGTCTAAGTATGCTTTGGACAAATCCAAGGATAAAGATCGAGAGAGGCGCAGCAAGGACAAGTCGGATAACGGTAAGAGAAGCGACAGCGATCGGGAGAGGCCCGAGAAGGAGAGCAGTAGAAGCGAGAAAAAATCCAGCAAGGAGAAGCGATCCAGTGACAAATCGGACGACAAAGGTAGATCCGCAACGGAAAACAACGACAGCAAGGAGAAAACGACTGAATCGGAAAGCTAG
- the LOC105204230 gene encoding probable splicing factor, arginine/serine-rich 7 isoform X1, which yields MAVGSTKVVQVTNIAPQATKDQMQTLFGYLGKIEDIRLYPTIRDVAVPVQSRICYIKFHDQGCVAVAQHMTNTVFIDRALIVIPYQNGDIPDEQRALELTNNGTVVPGLYPSEPKLPPNVVNAIEGIPPNHVITTMDPKLEANGLPSYPHLPGHLDSRRIEEIRRTLVVANLDTSVSPEQLLDFFSNNNVEIKYLRICSRDSDTEHYALVELSEQAAVVAALLLNGKQLADRPMKLYHSTQAIAKPEAKSNEAAQKEIEEAMSRVKEAHNLISAAIDPMIGMLSKDKRSRSGSRSRKSRSRSRGRSRRSRSRKRSRSRHRRSRSRHRRRSRSRSKRSRSKDRRRNSPSRRRSSSRSRHRSRSRSRRSRSRRSPSRSKERKKRSPRRRSRSRSRSKGSTSRSRRSRSKSKSRSSKSKYALDKSKDKDRERRSKDKSDNGKRSDSDRERPEKESSRSEKKSSKEKRSSDKSDDKGRSATENNDSKEKTTESES from the exons ATGGCGGTTGGCTCGACGAAGGTGGTCCAGGTGACGAACATCGCGCCTCAGGCGACCAAGGACCAGATGCAAACTCTTTTTGGATATCTTGGCAAAATCGAGGATATCAGGTTGTATCCAACGATCAGGGATGTCGCCGTGCCCGTACAATCGCGCATATGCTACATAAAGTTCCACGACCAGGGCTGCGTCGCTGTGGCGCAGCACATGACCAATACCGTCTTCATCGACCGTGCGTTGATAGTCATCCCATACCAGAATGGAGACATTCCGGATGAGCAGCGTGCTTTGGAACTGACCAACAATGGCACAGTTGTACCTG GTCTGTATCCATCAGAACCAAAGCTACCACCAAACGTAGTGAATGCCATTGAGGGTATCCCTCCAAATCATGTCATCACCACGATGGATCCCAAGCTAGAAGCAAATGGCCTGCCATCCTATCCACACCTGCCAGGTCATCTGGACAGCAGGCGCATCGAAGAGATCCGTCGGACGCTCGTAGTGGCAAATTTGGATACATCGGTGAGCCCTGAGCAGCTGCTGGACTTCTTCAGCAACAACAATGTGGAGATCAAGTACCTGCGTATATGCAGTAGGGACTCGGACACCGAGCATTATGCGCTGGTGGAGCTGTCGGAACAGGCTGCTGTGGTTGCTGCATTGCTGTTGAATGGAAAGCAGTTGGCTGATCGACCCATGAAGCTGTACCACTCGACGCAAGCGATCGCTAAACCAGAGGCAAAGAGCAACGAGGCCGCGCAGAAAGAGATCGAAGAGGCAATGTCGCGAGTGAAGGAAGCACACAATCTCATCTCCGCGGCAATCGACCCGATGATCGGCATGCTTTCAAAGGATAAGCGAAGCAGGAGCGGCTCGCGCAGCCGTAAGTCTCGTTCGCGATCCCGCGGACGCAGCCGACGATCGAGATCACGTAAGCGCTCGCGATCGCGCCATCGACGCTCGCGTTCGCGTCACCGGCGCCGATCGCGTTCGCGTTCCAAACGTTCTAGATCCAAGGACCGCAGGCGCAATTCGCCATCGAGACGACGCAGCAGTTCGCGCAGTCGCCATCGCTCGCGCAGCAGATCGAGAAGATCGAG GTCACGTCGCTCACCATCTAGATCGAAGGAGCGGAAGAAGAGGTCACCGCGTCGTCGCAGTCGTTCACGTTCACGAAGCAAGGGTTCTACGTCCAGATCTAGGCGTTCACGTTCCAAGTCGAAGTCTAGATCGTCCAAGTCTAAGTATGCTTTGGACAAATCCAAGGATAAAGATCGAGAGAGGCGCAGCAAGGACAAGTCGGATAACGGTAAGAGAAGCGACAGCGATCGGGAGAGGCCCGAGAAGGAGAGCAGTAGAAGCGAGAAAAAATCCAGCAAGGAGAAGCGATCCAGTGACAAATCGGACGACAAAGGTAGATCCGCAACGGAAAACAACGACAGCAAGGAGAAAACGACTGAATCGGAAAGCTAG